One part of the Roseomonas gilardii genome encodes these proteins:
- a CDS encoding Fe2+-dependent dioxygenase: MLVRIPQVLTAEEVAYARQRLEAAAWEDGRTTAGAQSALVKKNLQIPENSPVARELGDLVLRALGRSQLFSTAALPLRVYPPMFNRYDVGMTFGAHVDNSVRLVPGAGMRIRTDVSSTIFLTPPEEYDGGELVVQDTYGEQRVKLPAGDMVVYPATSLHSVTEITRGSRWGCFFWSQSMIKDDGQRSHLYDLDMGIIELRRSLPDDHPGVLAMTASYHNLLRRWAEM; encoded by the coding sequence ATGCTCGTGCGCATTCCCCAGGTCCTGACGGCCGAGGAAGTCGCCTATGCCCGCCAGCGGCTGGAGGCCGCGGCCTGGGAGGACGGGCGCACCACCGCCGGCGCGCAATCGGCCCTGGTGAAGAAGAACCTCCAGATCCCCGAGAACTCCCCCGTGGCGCGCGAACTGGGCGATCTCGTCCTGCGGGCGCTGGGGCGCAGCCAGCTCTTCTCCACCGCTGCCCTGCCGCTGCGGGTCTATCCGCCGATGTTCAACCGCTATGATGTGGGCATGACCTTCGGCGCGCATGTGGACAATTCCGTGCGCCTCGTGCCCGGCGCGGGCATGCGCATCCGCACCGATGTCTCTTCCACCATCTTCCTGACACCGCCGGAGGAATATGACGGCGGCGAGCTGGTGGTGCAGGACACCTATGGCGAGCAGCGGGTGAAACTGCCTGCGGGGGACATGGTGGTCTATCCGGCCACCAGCCTGCACAGCGTGACCGAGATCACCCGGGGCTCGCGCTGGGGCTGCTTCTTCTGGAGCCAGTCCATGATCAAGGACGACGGCCAGCGGTCCCATCTCTACGACCTGGACATGGGGATCATCGAGCTCCGCCGCTCCCTGCCCGACGACCATCCCGGCGTGCTGGCGATGACCGCGAGCTACCACAACCTCCTCCGGCGCTGGGCGGAGATGTGA